The following proteins are co-located in the Neomonachus schauinslandi chromosome 8, ASM220157v2, whole genome shotgun sequence genome:
- the LOC110583383 gene encoding 60S ribosomal protein L38-like: protein MPRKIEENKDFLLTARRKDAKSVKIKKNKDNVKFKVRCSRYLYTLVITDKEKAEKLKQSLPPGLAVKELK from the coding sequence ATGCCTCGCAAAATCGAGGAAAACAAGGACTTTCTGCTTACGGCCAGGCGAAAGGACGCCAAATCCGTCAAGATcaagaaaaataaggataatgtgAAGTTTAAAGTGCGGTGCAGCAGATACCTTTACACCTTGGTCATCACGGacaaggagaaggcagagaaactgaagcagtccCTGCCCCCAGGTTTGGCAGTGAAGGAGCTGAAGTGA